One part of the Arthrobacter sp. EM1 genome encodes these proteins:
- a CDS encoding glucose-6-phosphate dehydrogenase assembly protein OpcA, giving the protein MIVDLPDTTTSKISKKITALREQGGVIALGRVLTLVVVTKSGLEEEAIEAANEASREHPCRIIVLADAGAKAPTRLDAQIRVGGDAGASEVILLRGYGELAEESESLVAALLLPDAPIVAWWPHGAPKNACETSIGRIAHRRITDSGNEADPQRALENVRRTYKAGDTDLAWTRLTNWRIQLAAVLDQVDSSPVTAVAVEGASDSPSTILLAAWLTLALDAPVTIVADPAGTGIRRVRLTRSSGDVQLFRPGQTVAELSQPGQPVQRISLPRRSLKDCLAEELRRLDPDEVFGEVITIGLPRTNLRSVRPSER; this is encoded by the coding sequence ATGATCGTAGATCTTCCCGACACCACCACCTCGAAGATCTCCAAGAAGATCACGGCACTGCGTGAGCAGGGCGGCGTGATCGCCCTGGGACGGGTACTGACCCTGGTAGTCGTCACCAAGTCCGGGCTCGAGGAGGAGGCTATCGAAGCCGCCAATGAGGCCAGCCGCGAGCACCCCTGCCGGATCATCGTCCTTGCCGACGCCGGCGCCAAGGCTCCAACCCGGCTCGACGCGCAGATCCGGGTGGGCGGTGACGCCGGCGCATCCGAGGTTATTTTGCTCCGCGGGTACGGCGAACTCGCGGAGGAAAGCGAATCGCTCGTTGCGGCGCTGCTGCTGCCGGACGCGCCGATTGTAGCCTGGTGGCCGCACGGTGCCCCGAAGAATGCGTGCGAGACGTCCATCGGCCGGATCGCGCACCGGCGCATCACGGACTCGGGCAACGAGGCGGACCCGCAGCGGGCCCTCGAGAACGTCCGCCGCACCTATAAAGCCGGTGATACGGATCTCGCCTGGACGCGCCTGACCAACTGGCGAATCCAGCTGGCGGCGGTCCTGGACCAGGTGGACAGCTCACCGGTCACGGCCGTCGCCGTCGAAGGCGCCTCGGACTCCCCCAGTACTATCCTGCTCGCCGCATGGCTGACGCTGGCACTGGATGCCCCGGTGACAATTGTCGCTGACCCGGCCGGCACCGGAATCCGGCGTGTCCGGCTGACCCGGTCCAGCGGGGACGTGCAGCTGTTCCGGCCCGGGCAGACAGTGGCGGAACTGAGCCAGCCGGGCCAGCCGGTGCAGCGCATCTCCCTTCCGCGCCGCAGCCTGAAGGACTGCCTGGCCGAGGAGCTGCGTCGGCTCGATCCGGACGAAGTGTTTGGTGAAGTGATTACTATTGGACTGCCACGTACCAACTTAAGGAGTGTCCGTCCCAGTGAGCGCTGA
- the tkt gene encoding transketolase, translating to MEEQELSWTSLDQRAVDTVRVLAADAVEKVGNGHPGTAMSLAPAAYLLFQKLMRHDPKRPDWLGRDRFVLSPGHTSLTLYIQLFLSGYGLELEDLKALRTWGSLTPGHPEYQHTAGVEITTGPLGQGLASAVGFAYSQRRMRGLFDADAPAGASPFDHTIWVIASDGDLQEGVTSEASSLAGHQELGNLVVIYDENHISIEDDTDVAFTEDVLARYEAYGWHTQRVDWTRTGEYKEDVQELHAALLAAKAQTDKPSIISLRTIIGYPAPKKQNTGKIHGSALGAEEVAGLKKVLGFDPERSFQVDDEVLAHTREAQDRGAAARSEWQASFEAWQAGNPEGAALLERVEARKLPAGFDASLPVFEAGKDVSTRAASGKVLNAIGPVMPELWGGSADLAESNNTTIEGSASFIPVSRSTNAWKGNPYGRVLHFGIREHAAASIVNGITLHGATRAFSGTFLIFSDYQRPAIRLGALMGVPSLYVWTHDSIGLGEDGPTHQPVEQLASLRAVPGLDVVRPGDANEVAAAWKVMLENHQNPAGIVLTRQNIPTWARGGGDADADTFASTAGVAKGGYVLAEASANGQTAQARVILIGTGSEVQLAVRAREALQAEGIPTRVVSMPCVEWFNQQDPAYREAVLPSAVKARVSVEAGLALGWREFVGDAGRSISLEHFGASADYKRLFQEFGITAEAVTAAAKESLAGLTA from the coding sequence TTGGAAGAGCAAGAACTGTCTTGGACCAGCTTGGACCAGCGCGCCGTGGACACTGTCCGCGTTCTCGCTGCCGACGCCGTGGAGAAGGTCGGCAACGGCCACCCGGGGACGGCGATGAGTTTGGCGCCTGCCGCCTACCTTCTCTTCCAGAAGTTGATGCGGCACGATCCGAAGAGACCTGACTGGTTGGGGCGGGACCGTTTTGTGCTCTCCCCCGGGCATACCTCACTGACCTTGTATATCCAGTTGTTCCTTTCCGGGTATGGCCTTGAGCTGGAGGATTTGAAGGCGTTGCGCACCTGGGGTTCGTTGACGCCGGGCCACCCGGAATATCAGCACACGGCCGGGGTGGAGATCACCACTGGGCCGTTGGGTCAGGGTCTGGCGTCCGCGGTGGGTTTTGCCTATTCCCAGCGGCGGATGCGCGGGTTGTTCGATGCTGATGCTCCCGCTGGTGCCAGCCCCTTTGATCACACCATCTGGGTTATTGCCTCCGACGGCGACCTGCAGGAGGGTGTGACCAGTGAGGCGTCCTCCCTCGCCGGCCACCAGGAGCTCGGCAACCTCGTTGTCATTTATGACGAGAACCACATCTCCATCGAGGACGATACCGACGTCGCCTTCACCGAAGATGTCCTGGCCCGCTACGAGGCCTACGGCTGGCACACCCAGCGTGTGGACTGGACCCGGACCGGCGAATACAAGGAGGACGTGCAGGAACTCCACGCCGCACTCCTCGCCGCGAAGGCCCAGACGGACAAGCCCTCGATCATCTCGCTGCGCACCATCATCGGGTACCCGGCACCGAAAAAGCAGAACACCGGTAAAATCCACGGCTCCGCGCTGGGCGCGGAGGAAGTTGCGGGCCTGAAGAAAGTCCTGGGATTCGACCCGGAGCGCTCGTTCCAGGTCGACGACGAGGTCCTGGCGCACACCCGGGAAGCGCAAGACCGCGGCGCCGCGGCCCGTTCCGAGTGGCAGGCGTCCTTCGAGGCGTGGCAGGCCGGGAACCCCGAGGGCGCGGCACTGCTCGAACGCGTCGAGGCGCGTAAACTCCCGGCCGGTTTCGACGCCTCCCTGCCGGTCTTTGAAGCCGGCAAGGACGTTTCAACCCGGGCCGCATCCGGGAAGGTCCTGAACGCGATCGGCCCGGTTATGCCCGAGCTGTGGGGCGGTTCGGCGGACCTGGCGGAGTCGAACAACACCACTATTGAAGGCTCCGCGTCGTTCATCCCGGTGTCCCGGTCCACAAACGCGTGGAAGGGCAACCCGTACGGGCGCGTCCTGCACTTCGGGATCCGTGAGCACGCCGCCGCGTCGATCGTGAACGGCATCACCCTGCACGGGGCGACCCGGGCGTTCTCCGGCACGTTCCTGATCTTCTCCGACTACCAGCGTCCGGCCATCCGGCTCGGTGCGCTGATGGGAGTCCCGTCCTTGTATGTCTGGACGCACGACTCAATCGGTCTCGGCGAAGACGGTCCGACCCACCAGCCGGTCGAGCAGCTTGCGTCACTGCGTGCCGTTCCGGGCCTGGACGTCGTCCGCCCGGGCGACGCGAACGAGGTCGCCGCGGCCTGGAAGGTTATGCTCGAAAACCACCAGAACCCGGCCGGGATCGTGCTGACCCGTCAGAACATTCCCACCTGGGCCCGCGGCGGAGGGGACGCCGACGCGGACACGTTCGCGTCAACCGCCGGTGTCGCAAAGGGCGGATACGTTCTCGCCGAAGCCTCCGCCAACGGCCAAACCGCCCAGGCCCGGGTCATCCTGATCGGCACCGGTTCCGAGGTCCAACTCGCCGTCCGGGCCCGCGAAGCACTGCAGGCCGAAGGCATCCCGACCCGGGTCGTGTCCATGCCGTGCGTGGAATGGTTCAACCAGCAGGACCCCGCGTACCGTGAAGCCGTGCTGCCAAGTGCCGTAAAAGCACGTGTCTCGGTCGAGGCCGGGCTTGCCCTGGGCTGGCGGGAGTTCGTCGGCGACGCAGGCCGTTCCATCAGCCTTGAACACTTCGGCGCTTCCGCGGACTACAAGCGCCTGTTCCAGGAATTCGGCATCACCGCCGAAGCCGTCACCGCCGCAGCCAAGGAATCCCTCGCCGGCCTCACGGCCTGA
- the zwf gene encoding glucose-6-phosphate dehydrogenase — protein MPENHNGNRNSTGRGRNPLRDPRDRRLNRIAGPSSLVLFGVTGDLARKKLMPAVYDLANRGLLPPSFALVGFARRNWENEDFAAEVKTAVKAYARTPFDETVWTQLSEGIRFVQGEFDDDEAFKRLSETIDELDEQRGTRGNHAFYLSIPPNAFELVCRQLSKHGLAQAAGDKWRRVVIEKPFGHNLESARQLNNIVESVFPPDSVFRIDHYLGKETVQNILALRFANQLFEPLWNANYVDHVQITMAEDIGTGGRAGYYDGVGAARDVLQNHLLQLLALTAMEEPISFNADDLRAEKEKVLAAVRLPADLSTHSARGQFTGGWQGGEQVVGYLEEEGIPADSKTETFAAIRVDINTRRWAGVPFYLRAGKRLGRRVTEIAVVLKRAPNLLFTDHGEDDFGQNAVVIRVQPDEGATIRFGSKVPGTQMEVRDVTMDFGYGHSFTESSPEAYERLILDVLLGEPPLFPRHAEVELSWKILDPFEEYWASLPEQPEPYAPGSWGPASADQLLARDGRTWRRP, from the coding sequence ATGCCAGAAAACCACAACGGCAACCGCAATTCCACGGGCCGGGGGCGGAACCCGCTCCGGGACCCGAGGGACCGGCGCCTGAACCGTATTGCCGGACCGTCGTCGCTGGTCCTGTTCGGGGTCACGGGAGACCTCGCCCGTAAAAAGCTCATGCCGGCCGTCTACGACCTGGCCAACCGCGGGCTGCTCCCGCCCAGTTTCGCGCTCGTCGGTTTTGCGCGGCGGAACTGGGAGAATGAGGACTTCGCCGCCGAGGTGAAGACGGCGGTGAAGGCTTACGCCCGCACCCCGTTTGATGAGACCGTGTGGACCCAACTGTCCGAGGGCATCCGTTTTGTGCAGGGCGAGTTCGACGACGACGAAGCGTTTAAGCGCCTCAGTGAAACCATCGACGAACTCGACGAACAGCGCGGAACCCGCGGCAACCACGCGTTCTACCTCTCCATCCCCCCGAACGCCTTCGAACTGGTGTGCCGGCAGCTGTCCAAACATGGCCTGGCGCAGGCCGCCGGAGACAAGTGGCGGCGCGTTGTGATCGAAAAGCCGTTCGGCCACAACCTGGAATCGGCACGCCAGCTCAACAACATCGTGGAATCCGTCTTCCCGCCCGATTCCGTTTTCCGGATCGACCACTATCTGGGCAAGGAGACGGTGCAGAACATTCTGGCACTGCGCTTCGCCAACCAGCTCTTCGAACCGCTCTGGAACGCCAACTACGTCGACCACGTCCAGATCACCATGGCCGAGGACATCGGCACCGGTGGCCGGGCGGGCTACTACGACGGTGTCGGCGCAGCCCGCGACGTCCTCCAGAACCACCTGCTGCAGCTCCTGGCGCTCACCGCAATGGAAGAGCCGATTTCATTCAACGCCGATGACCTGCGCGCGGAAAAAGAGAAGGTCCTTGCAGCGGTCCGGCTCCCCGCAGACCTGTCCACCCACTCGGCCCGAGGGCAATTCACCGGCGGCTGGCAGGGCGGCGAGCAAGTTGTTGGCTATCTGGAGGAAGAAGGCATCCCGGCGGACTCCAAAACGGAGACCTTCGCCGCGATCCGGGTCGACATCAACACCCGGCGCTGGGCGGGAGTGCCGTTCTACCTTCGCGCCGGCAAACGGCTGGGCCGCCGGGTGACCGAGATCGCTGTGGTGCTCAAGCGCGCACCGAACCTGCTCTTCACCGACCACGGTGAGGACGACTTCGGCCAGAACGCCGTGGTGATCCGGGTCCAACCCGACGAGGGCGCCACCATCCGGTTCGGCTCCAAGGTGCCGGGCACGCAGATGGAGGTCCGGGACGTCACGATGGACTTCGGCTACGGCCACTCCTTCACCGAGTCCAGCCCCGAGGCCTACGAACGGCTGATCCTTGACGTGCTGCTTGGTGAACCGCCGCTCTTTCCCCGCCACGCGGAAGTCGAGCTGTCCTGGAAGATCCTGGACCCGTTCGAGGAATACTGGGCGTCCCTGCCTGAACAACCGGAACCGTACGCCCCCGGAAGCTGGGGGCCGGCTTCCGCCGACCAGCTGCTTGCCCGCGACGGACGAACCTGGAGAAGGCCATGA
- a CDS encoding COX15/CtaA family protein: MSTDSRLPRTAARVIAWLPDTVNATVKRLAVLSLIGQTLLIVTGGAVRLTASGLGCPTWPRCTDSSLVNTPEMGIHGIIEFGNRLLTFALAAVAVAMLVYLWKLRKERRDLFLLALGLLASIPAQAIIGGITVLTQLNPWVVGLHFLVSMALVVLATLLVNRAYGRTGKFRVAVLVALPGATRPLMIAVAMLSAVAVCLGVVVTGAGPHAGDADAPRNDLDWDLFAHIHAVPAYLVTAGALIALYLIVRDRITGPFRTAVVMLLGVTVLQAAIGFTQYYNGIPALLVAAHMLGSALLMSAATNAADLARSSPLK, translated from the coding sequence GTGAGCACGGACTCCCGCCTGCCCCGAACCGCCGCCCGGGTTATCGCCTGGCTGCCCGACACCGTTAACGCGACGGTAAAGCGGCTGGCGGTGCTGTCCCTCATCGGCCAGACCCTCCTGATCGTGACCGGCGGCGCGGTCCGCCTCACGGCGTCGGGACTGGGTTGCCCGACGTGGCCGCGCTGCACGGATTCTTCGCTTGTGAACACCCCGGAAATGGGCATCCACGGCATCATTGAATTCGGCAACCGGCTCCTGACCTTCGCACTGGCTGCGGTCGCGGTAGCCATGCTGGTGTATTTGTGGAAGCTCCGCAAGGAACGCCGCGACCTCTTCCTGCTGGCCCTCGGGCTGCTCGCCAGCATCCCGGCACAGGCAATCATCGGCGGCATCACAGTCCTGACCCAGCTGAACCCCTGGGTGGTTGGCCTGCACTTCCTGGTCTCCATGGCACTCGTGGTCCTCGCAACCCTATTGGTTAACCGCGCCTACGGGCGGACGGGAAAATTCCGGGTGGCAGTGCTGGTGGCGCTTCCCGGGGCCACCCGCCCGCTGATGATTGCCGTCGCAATGCTATCCGCCGTTGCAGTCTGTCTGGGCGTGGTGGTTACCGGCGCGGGCCCGCACGCGGGCGACGCGGACGCCCCGCGCAACGACCTGGACTGGGACCTGTTCGCACACATTCATGCTGTTCCGGCCTACCTGGTGACCGCCGGTGCCCTGATCGCGCTGTACCTCATCGTTAGGGACCGGATCACCGGACCCTTCCGCACCGCCGTCGTGATGCTCCTCGGCGTCACCGTGCTGCAGGCCGCCATCGGCTTCACCCAGTATTACAACGGCATCCCGGCGCTGCTGGTCGCCGCACACATGCTCGGGTCTGCCCTGCTGATGAGCGCGGCAACCAACGCCGCCGACCTCGCCCGCAGCAGCCCGCTGAAGTAA
- a CDS encoding ABC transporter permease, with protein MTRESSAAGSTSLGSVPPGTVSPAGQLGSAPAPLLRRILLQGQYETVTMLRNGEQLILAIVLPLLAMVGLTVTPLLDGFGASRINVAVPGILALCAMSTAFTGQGISTGFDRRYGVLRFLSTTPLGRTGLIAGKVLAVLVVLTLQVLVVTAVALMLGWQPNLLGWAPGLALLVLGAASFSALGLLVAGTVRPEATLAITNLLWILLGALGGIVIPAERLPVLAQAIVHYLPSGALGQALRDAFLSGSVNPAPVIVLLLWTAIAGGAATRWFKWN; from the coding sequence ATGACCCGCGAAAGTTCCGCCGCCGGCAGTACGTCACTGGGGAGCGTTCCGCCGGGTACCGTCTCGCCGGCAGGTCAGCTGGGGAGCGCCCCCGCACCGCTGCTTCGCCGCATCCTCCTGCAGGGACAGTACGAGACCGTCACCATGCTCCGGAACGGCGAACAGCTGATCCTGGCGATAGTGCTGCCGCTGCTGGCCATGGTGGGCCTGACCGTAACACCGTTGCTGGACGGATTCGGCGCGAGCCGGATCAATGTCGCAGTGCCGGGCATCCTCGCGCTGTGCGCCATGTCCACAGCCTTCACCGGCCAGGGCATCTCGACCGGGTTTGACCGCCGCTACGGTGTACTCCGATTTCTCTCCACCACTCCGCTGGGCCGAACCGGTCTGATAGCCGGCAAGGTCCTCGCGGTCCTGGTGGTCCTGACCCTGCAGGTCCTGGTCGTCACCGCAGTGGCCTTGATGCTTGGCTGGCAACCGAATCTGCTGGGCTGGGCCCCGGGTCTGGCTTTGCTGGTGCTCGGGGCCGCGTCCTTTAGCGCCCTGGGCCTGCTGGTCGCCGGGACGGTCCGGCCGGAGGCGACCCTCGCGATCACCAATCTGCTCTGGATCCTGCTCGGTGCCCTCGGGGGGATTGTGATCCCGGCCGAACGGCTGCCCGTCTTGGCGCAGGCGATCGTGCACTACCTACCCTCCGGCGCCCTCGGACAGGCTCTAAGGGATGCGTTTCTTTCCGGCAGTGTCAACCCCGCGCCCGTAATTGTCCTGCTGCTCTGGACGGCGATCGCCGGCGGCGCAGCAACCCGTTGGTTCAAATGGAATTGA
- the tal gene encoding transaldolase, with protein sequence MTTTPASSPTQQLSDAGVSIWLDDLSRGRLDTGTLRKLIEEKNVVGVTTNPSIFHAAITTGHDYDAVIAAQAAAGASVEDTVFAITTTDVADACELFAPVAAASNGIDGRVSIEVDPRLAWDTAGTITEAKELYARVNKDNVLIKIPATLEGLEAITATLAAGISVNVTLIFSLERYRAVINAFQTGLEQAKGNGHDIATIHSVASFFVSRVDSEIDKRLDAIGTDESRALKGKAGLANARLAYQVYEELFSTERWGLLADAGARPQRPLWASTGVKDPAYPDTLYVTGLVAPGVVNTMPEKTLDATFDHGAVTGDTISRGYDDANAMLNALDALGISYNEVVATLETEGLDKFVASWKELLADVGVALAAARKDA encoded by the coding sequence ATGACCACCACCCCCGCTTCTTCCCCCACGCAGCAGCTGTCCGACGCCGGCGTCTCCATCTGGCTCGATGACCTCTCCCGCGGGCGCCTCGATACCGGTACCCTGCGCAAACTGATCGAAGAGAAAAACGTCGTGGGGGTCACGACCAACCCGTCGATCTTCCACGCGGCTATCACCACCGGCCACGACTACGACGCCGTCATCGCCGCCCAGGCCGCGGCCGGGGCCAGCGTTGAGGACACCGTCTTCGCCATCACCACAACCGACGTCGCCGACGCGTGCGAGCTCTTCGCCCCGGTGGCGGCTGCCAGCAACGGCATCGACGGGCGTGTGTCCATCGAGGTGGACCCGCGTCTGGCCTGGGACACCGCCGGTACGATCACCGAAGCCAAGGAACTCTACGCCCGGGTCAACAAGGACAACGTCCTGATCAAGATCCCCGCGACCCTCGAAGGCCTCGAAGCAATCACGGCCACCCTGGCGGCCGGCATCAGCGTCAACGTCACGCTGATCTTCTCGCTGGAGCGCTACCGTGCCGTCATCAACGCCTTCCAGACCGGCCTTGAACAAGCCAAAGGCAACGGCCACGACATCGCCACGATCCACTCCGTCGCGTCGTTCTTCGTTTCCCGCGTCGACTCCGAGATTGACAAGCGCCTCGACGCGATCGGCACCGACGAATCCCGGGCCCTCAAGGGCAAAGCCGGCCTGGCCAACGCCCGCCTTGCCTACCAGGTTTACGAAGAGCTCTTTTCCACCGAACGCTGGGGCCTCCTGGCCGACGCCGGGGCCCGCCCGCAGCGCCCGCTGTGGGCCTCCACCGGAGTCAAGGATCCTGCCTACCCCGACACCCTTTACGTCACCGGGCTTGTGGCCCCCGGCGTTGTGAACACCATGCCGGAGAAGACCCTCGACGCGACCTTCGACCACGGCGCCGTCACGGGGGACACGATCAGCCGCGGCTACGACGACGCCAACGCCATGCTGAATGCACTCGATGCCCTCGGCATTTCCTATAACGAAGTCGTCGCGACCCTCGAAACCGAAGGCCTCGACAAGTTCGTGGCAAGCTGGAAGGAACTGCTGGCCGACGTCGGGGTCGCCCTCGCCGCTGCACGGAAGGACGCTTAG
- a CDS encoding glucose-6-phosphate isomerase, with protein sequence MTTLSYDATGAARLAHEQHLPALLADKVATRIFAKDPTLWGSEAEAEASVRLGWVEAATVSQSLVADILALRDALRAEGVRRIVLCGMGGSSLAPEVIAGTAGVELTVLDSTDPEQVSAALADRLAETAVVVSSKSGSTLETDSQRRIFEHAFTAAGLDAKSRIIIVTDPGSPLDKASREAGYRAVFNADPNVGGRYSALTAFGMVPSGLAGVDIQAFLDEAEEAAEVLNEDGGENIGLALGAALGGTKPLRNKIVIAEDGSGIKGFADWAEQLIAESTGKLGTGVLPVVAGPSSPEATLGAADVLVIRLVAADADVDLGENEVAIAGGLPTQMMTWEFATAVAGRLLGINPFDQPDVEAAKVAARGLLDAQPEPTPAAFTDGAIEVRGGSWLGGARTAAGALSALLGELEPDSYLSVQAYFDRLAYAPLEDVRDQLAAVTRRPVTFGWGPRFLHSTGQFHKGGPAIGVFLQVSAAAATDLAIPDRPFSFGELISAQAAGDAQVLSEHGRPVLRLHLTDRAAGVRQLREIVAALAGQAVPSTES encoded by the coding sequence ATGACCACACTCAGCTACGACGCCACGGGCGCCGCCCGCCTCGCCCACGAACAGCACCTGCCTGCCCTGCTGGCGGACAAGGTCGCCACCCGGATCTTCGCCAAGGACCCCACGCTGTGGGGTTCCGAGGCCGAAGCCGAGGCTTCCGTGCGGCTCGGCTGGGTCGAGGCGGCCACGGTCTCCCAGTCCCTGGTGGCGGACATCCTGGCCCTGCGTGACGCACTGCGCGCCGAAGGTGTCCGCCGGATCGTGCTCTGCGGCATGGGCGGTTCCTCGCTGGCCCCGGAGGTCATCGCCGGAACCGCCGGCGTCGAGCTGACCGTCCTGGACAGCACCGATCCGGAACAGGTCTCCGCCGCGCTTGCGGACCGGCTGGCCGAAACCGCTGTTGTGGTGTCCTCGAAGTCCGGATCCACCTTGGAGACGGATTCCCAGCGCCGGATCTTCGAGCATGCCTTCACCGCGGCCGGACTCGACGCGAAGAGCCGGATCATCATCGTCACCGATCCGGGATCCCCGCTGGACAAGGCCTCCCGCGAGGCCGGGTACCGCGCGGTATTCAACGCTGACCCAAACGTCGGCGGCCGCTACTCGGCGCTTACTGCGTTCGGGATGGTTCCGTCCGGCCTTGCCGGGGTGGATATCCAGGCTTTCCTGGACGAAGCGGAGGAAGCCGCCGAGGTCCTCAACGAGGACGGCGGGGAAAACATCGGTCTGGCCCTCGGCGCCGCGCTGGGCGGCACCAAGCCGCTGCGCAACAAGATCGTTATTGCCGAGGACGGCTCGGGGATCAAAGGCTTCGCGGACTGGGCCGAACAGCTCATCGCCGAGTCCACCGGCAAACTCGGCACCGGCGTGTTGCCGGTTGTCGCCGGACCGTCTTCCCCGGAAGCGACCCTCGGCGCCGCGGACGTCCTCGTCATCCGCCTTGTGGCGGCCGATGCCGACGTCGACCTCGGTGAGAACGAGGTTGCGATTGCCGGCGGCCTGCCCACCCAAATGATGACGTGGGAGTTCGCCACGGCTGTCGCCGGGCGCCTCCTCGGGATCAACCCCTTTGACCAGCCTGACGTCGAAGCTGCCAAGGTGGCCGCCCGCGGCCTCCTTGACGCGCAGCCGGAGCCGACGCCGGCGGCCTTTACCGACGGTGCTATCGAGGTCCGCGGAGGTTCCTGGCTTGGCGGCGCCCGAACCGCTGCCGGCGCTCTCAGTGCGCTGCTCGGCGAACTGGAGCCGGACAGCTACCTCAGTGTCCAGGCCTACTTTGACCGACTCGCCTACGCACCCCTTGAGGACGTCCGGGACCAACTGGCAGCCGTCACCCGCCGCCCCGTGACGTTCGGCTGGGGCCCGCGGTTCCTGCACTCGACCGGGCAGTTCCATAAGGGCGGACCCGCGATCGGTGTCTTCCTGCAGGTGAGCGCAGCGGCAGCCACCGACCTGGCCATCCCGGATCGGCCTTTCAGCTTCGGGGAGTTGATCTCGGCCCAAGCCGCCGGCGATGCGCAAGTCCTCTCGGAACACGGCCGCCCGGTCCTGCGCCTGCACCTCACGGACCGCGCCGCAGGCGTCCGCCAGTTGCGGGAAATCGTTGCGGCGCTGGCCGGCCAGGCAGTCCCCTCCACCGAAAGCTAA
- a CDS encoding heme o synthase, with product MTATVSTTDTPLNASPVRGRIGFARKAKAYLSLTKPRVVELLLVSTLPTMIYAERGFPSIGLILATLVGGAFAAGSAGSFNCYIDRDIDKLMHRTENRPLVTGEVTPREALVFSWLLGAAAIVILWFGANPLAAWLGLGAIVFYVVIYTMILKRRTAQNIVWGGAAGCFPVLIAWAAVTNTVQWPAVVLFMVIFLWTPPHYWPLSMRYGEDYRNANVPMLGAIAGAKVVSVQVVLYAWAMVACSLLLVPAGGAGWVYTVTAVLAGAWFLYESHSLHNRAQAGDVSNKSAMKVFHGSISYLTLLFIAVAVDPFIGPAIMGR from the coding sequence GTGACTGCCACCGTGAGCACAACAGATACGCCGCTGAACGCTTCTCCCGTCCGTGGGAGGATCGGCTTTGCCCGCAAAGCCAAGGCCTATTTGTCGCTCACAAAACCCCGCGTCGTCGAGTTGCTGCTGGTCAGCACCCTGCCGACCATGATCTACGCCGAACGCGGCTTCCCGTCGATCGGCCTGATCCTGGCAACGCTCGTAGGCGGCGCATTCGCCGCGGGCAGCGCAGGTTCCTTCAACTGCTACATCGACCGCGACATCGATAAACTGATGCACCGCACCGAGAACCGGCCGCTCGTCACGGGGGAGGTCACCCCGCGGGAGGCCTTGGTCTTCTCCTGGCTGTTGGGCGCCGCAGCGATCGTCATCCTCTGGTTCGGCGCCAATCCGCTCGCGGCCTGGCTCGGGCTTGGTGCAATTGTCTTTTATGTCGTTATCTACACCATGATCCTCAAACGCCGCACGGCCCAGAACATCGTCTGGGGCGGCGCTGCCGGCTGCTTCCCCGTGCTCATTGCCTGGGCTGCGGTGACGAACACGGTGCAGTGGCCTGCCGTTGTGCTCTTTATGGTCATCTTCCTGTGGACGCCGCCGCATTATTGGCCGCTGTCCATGCGCTACGGCGAGGACTACCGCAACGCCAACGTTCCGATGCTCGGCGCGATCGCCGGTGCGAAGGTGGTCTCGGTGCAGGTGGTCCTGTACGCCTGGGCCATGGTGGCATGCTCGCTGCTGCTGGTCCCGGCCGGCGGCGCCGGCTGGGTCTACACGGTGACGGCGGTCCTCGCGGGGGCGTGGTTCCTTTACGAATCGCACTCACTGCACAACCGGGCGCAGGCCGGGGACGTGTCCAACAAGAGTGCCATGAAGGTCTTCCACGGTTCAATCAGCTACCTGACCCTGCTTTTTATCGCCGTCGCGGTCGATCCGTTCATCGGACCGGCGATCATGGGCCGCTAG